The sequence AAGCCGGGTTTGGAAAGCAGTCGCTGGAGCAGTGTTGTTAATGGGAATCATGATTTCATTGTCAGGCTGCGGAGACGTCAAGGCAAAGTCGGAAGAGACGGCGGATGGAGCCAAGCTGCAGAAAGTCCGCATCGGGGGAGACTCCTCTTTGTTCTCGCTGCAATTTCGGGTAGCCAAGGAGCAGGGGCTATTTGAGAAAAATGGAATCGATGCTGAAATATCGACATTTTCCTTTGGGATTGACACACTCAATGCGGTGCTGACCGATCGGGTGGACGTCGGGGAAGCGATGGATTATGCGGCCCTCAGCGCGCTGTCGAAGGGAGACTTAAAGGTGCTGTCCCTATTCTCCTCGCCGAAAGAGACCAGTTCGAAACTGTTCGCCAGAGACGGGATTAGTAGGCCCGAGGATTTGATCGGCAAGAAGCTGGGCGTACAAAAAGGGACGGTGAACGAGTACATTTGGGGCAAGTATTTTGAGACGTTCCATATCGACAAGAAGGATGTGACTCTCGTCCCGCTGCAATCCACGGCAGAGATCCTGGCCGCCTATGACAGAGGCGATATACAGGCTGCCTGGTTCGGCACCGCGTTCTTTGACAAGGCGGAGAAGGTGGAGGGCTCCAAAGCCCTTAACGATCTATCCGCAATCAACATTCGGACGAAGGGATTTTTAGTCGCAAAAGCAGCTCTGGTCAAGGATAATCCTCAAATCTCGGCGGGACTGAACAAGGCGCTGGCGGAAGCTTCTAAGTATATTGCCGATCATCCGGAAGAGGCTGCCGAGTTGGCATTCAAAGAGGTGAAAATTCCAAAGGATAACGCGCTGCGGGAAATTAAGAATGAATGGGAATTTGATGTCCGTTTCAATCAGGAGGATTATGACCAGTTGAAGGAGATCAAGGAATGGAGTGTGGCCAACGGCTATATCGAGCAGGATTTCAAGCTTGACGACAAGCTGGCCCTGGAAGGATTAAAGGAAGCTTTTCCGGACAAAGTGACTATTCAATAAAAAATAAAGGAGATGCATACCAATGAGCGATTTGAAAAATCGGCTGCATGAGGAGCTTGCCATCAAGAACGCCTGCCAGGTTGAGGGGATAAACGCTGACCCTGCCATTTTTGAAGGGGTGGAGCTCGGAGATAAATACCAGGAACAAATCCAGACGCTGTTCGATTACAATCTGCATAATCATACGGGTGTTGTTCTGCCGGTGTGCTTCTATACTCCAGGGGGACTGCGGGTGGGCTACCGCTGGAACGACCGGTCTCCTTACAAGCTGCGCAAAGAGGGGAACCAGTTCATCCTGTACCATGAGCGCAAGGAACTGTTTCCGGTAAGCCTGAAAAAGCGCCCCAAGTACTACAGCCTGAAAACGTCGGACGGCGCCAATATGAATCAGGTTGCGACTCACAACGGGGAGGGCGCTATATTCGTCTCCTACAGCAACGAGTGCTTTCTGAAGGAAACCGGGCATGACTGCAAATATTGCAATATCAACTATACGCATGATACGTATGGGGAGGAGCATGGCGTAAGCTGGAAATACCCGCGCCAGATTGGCGAAACCGCTGCGGTCGCTTACCAAGAGGGAGCGAAGCATATTACAATCAGCGGAGGATTTATCCCCGAGCGGCGGGAGATTGATTATTACTTCGACGTGGCGGAGGCGATACAGGAGCATACCGGGCTTCAGGACTTCAACGGCACGGCCGTAATCGGCGCGCCGCTCGATCTTAGCATCCTTGAGCGTTACAAAGATGCTGGCTACCGCACGATAGCCATGAACCTTGAGATATGGGACAAAAATATTTTTAATTCGGTCTGCCCCGGAAAGGTGATTCACTGCGGCGGCTGGGATCATTGGGTGAAAGCGCTGGAACGGGCTGCGGTCGTCTTCGGACATGGCCGTGTCCGCTCCAACTTCGTCGGCGGCATGGAGACCAAGAAATCCACGCTGGAAGGCGTGAAATATCTGGCCTCCCAGGGGGTAATCGCCTATGCCGGGGCCTGGATTCCGAATCTCGGCTCGGAATATGAGGGCCATCGGTCGCCGCTGCCGGAATGGCATCTGGACGTTGCGTACAAAATCGTTGATATTTTCCGCAGCGCCGGGTTCACCTATGAGCAGCTGTATGATTCCAGCGCCTCGGCTGACGGCTTGTGGAATGATATTTACAAGATCGAGGAGGAGCGGCTGCCGGTATTCAAGGGCGAACCTTCGGTTGTCTGATTTTTGCAGGAACAAGGGGATAAGGATCACATATGGATTGTTCTCTAAGGCGTACTGTCTTTTCGGCAGTATGCTTTATTTTTTGGCTATTGCAAATAAATAACATAATAGTACTTAATATACAAAAATATGAAATAGCACTAGACTTAGGGGTTCCAACATTTTACACTAATTGTATACTCTCCGGTGCTTCGTGACCGTATGGCCTTGTAACACAAGGGCAGGTTCAATTCAAAAGCATGCAACAAGCTGCGGACACACGTGAACATGATAATCTGCGGAATGTGCCGCTGACCGTAATTTCGGCTACGGATCACGGTCTTGGCCCTGAGATAGACGAAATCTGGGCTGGGTTGCAGGATGACTTAGCGACTTTGTCGGATTACAGCCGTCATGTGGTCTCTCCGGCCACAGGCCATTACGTACAATTCGAAAAACCTCAGCTGGTAATCGACGAGATCGTTGCCTTGTTTAAACGACTGTAAATATCAAAAATGAGGGTGTTCCTTAAGCCATGGAAATGGCCGCGGCAGCGCCCTTTATTTTTGAGGCGGGAATCAGGCGGGGGAAAGACGGGGGACGGTCCGTTATTCAGAGAATCCAGGTGCGACGATGAAGCGGATCATGCAGAAAGCCTGAAATTGTGCATCTTTTGGCCGCGTGAGAACATCCGTTGTATCACATACCTGCGAATATACAGTTTTTTCCTGTGTTCAGTCTTGTATTCAGTTGATACGGCCTTAAATTCCTGCATAAATTCAGGATTTCTCTATGTATGAAAGATTTGGATTTAAAAAAACCTGCACTTTTTGCCCAATTTCCAGACACTGAACTTCAATCACAGCAGCGTGGCCCCATCCCTTGATTTTGGAGCGTCAAGAAGTACGCACCATGCTCGCAGCAGTACATCTCAACAGCGGGGCGTCCCGAACGGGGGTATCCCAAAAGGTAATGAAGTGACCTGAGAGGCTGCCTCACTTTTTTGGCTCTGGGACAACAAAAAGATTGGATGAAGACACCGTTACCATCCTAGA is a genomic window of Paenibacillus durus ATCC 35681 containing:
- a CDS encoding alpha/beta hydrolase, which translates into the protein MQQAADTREHDNLRNVPLTVISATDHGLGPEIDEIWAGLQDDLATLSDYSRHVVSPATGHYVQFEKPQLVIDEIVALFKRL
- a CDS encoding ABC transporter substrate-binding protein, whose amino-acid sequence is MKSKQSRVWKAVAGAVLLMGIMISLSGCGDVKAKSEETADGAKLQKVRIGGDSSLFSLQFRVAKEQGLFEKNGIDAEISTFSFGIDTLNAVLTDRVDVGEAMDYAALSALSKGDLKVLSLFSSPKETSSKLFARDGISRPEDLIGKKLGVQKGTVNEYIWGKYFETFHIDKKDVTLVPLQSTAEILAAYDRGDIQAAWFGTAFFDKAEKVEGSKALNDLSAINIRTKGFLVAKAALVKDNPQISAGLNKALAEASKYIADHPEEAAELAFKEVKIPKDNALREIKNEWEFDVRFNQEDYDQLKEIKEWSVANGYIEQDFKLDDKLALEGLKEAFPDKVTIQ
- a CDS encoding radical SAM protein, with the protein product MSDLKNRLHEELAIKNACQVEGINADPAIFEGVELGDKYQEQIQTLFDYNLHNHTGVVLPVCFYTPGGLRVGYRWNDRSPYKLRKEGNQFILYHERKELFPVSLKKRPKYYSLKTSDGANMNQVATHNGEGAIFVSYSNECFLKETGHDCKYCNINYTHDTYGEEHGVSWKYPRQIGETAAVAYQEGAKHITISGGFIPERREIDYYFDVAEAIQEHTGLQDFNGTAVIGAPLDLSILERYKDAGYRTIAMNLEIWDKNIFNSVCPGKVIHCGGWDHWVKALERAAVVFGHGRVRSNFVGGMETKKSTLEGVKYLASQGVIAYAGAWIPNLGSEYEGHRSPLPEWHLDVAYKIVDIFRSAGFTYEQLYDSSASADGLWNDIYKIEEERLPVFKGEPSVV